Within Streptomyces antibioticus, the genomic segment TCGGCGTTGGTGTCGGTCCCGGTCCAGGGCGTCGCCCCGGGCGGCACGGCGGCGGCCGGAGCCGCGGGCGCGGCGGGGGGCGGCCCGGAGGGCACCCCGGCCTGCGTCTCCGCGAGCCCGCTCCCCGGCACCGGCACCCCGGCCTGCGTCTGCGGCAGCGCGGGATCGGGCGACACCGGCCCACCGGCCCCACCAGACCCGGCAGGCGCGGCAGGCCCACCGGCCCCACCAGACCCACCAGGCCCGACAGGAGCGGCGGGAGCAGCCGAAGCCGCCCCGGCCGACGGGGCCGACCCGCCCCGCTCCCCGATCCCCATCCGGTCCGCCGCCTCCTGCAACCACTCCGGCGGCGTCAGCAGGAACGACGTCTGGTTCAGATCCACCCGGGCCGGCGGCGCCGGCACCGCGTCCGCGGGCTCCTGCGCACGCCCGTACTCCTCCTCGTAGCGGCGGATCACCTCACCCACCGGCAGCGCCGGCCACAGCGTGGCCTCCCCGCTGTCCCGGGCGATCACCAGCCGCTGCGCGCCCCCGTCCGAGCGCGGACCGTCGGCGCGGTCCTCCGCCCACACCACGAACCCCAGCTCGAACTCCCGCACCCGCACCTCACGGTGCTGGTACGCGGGCACGTCCCCGTTGATCCAGTCCTCGGCGCGCTCCTGCGCCTGCGCGAACGTCACCATCGTCGGCTCACTCCCCCGCGGCCACGGACGCCACGGGCACCGCACGCGCGAACCCGCCGTCCACCATCAGATTCGCCACCGTCTCCAGCTCCGGCGGATTGCCCGCGAGCCGCGACAGGAACGCGTCGAAGTCCTCACCGCACGGCAGCAGCAACCGCTCCACCCGCTCGGCCGGCGGCACCCCGGGATCCGCGTCGCGCACATCGTCGTAGGCGCAGAACCACACAGAACCGATCCGCTCGCCCTTCACCTTCACGGCCAGCAGACCGCCCTGGACGAAACCGACGCCCAGGTAGTCCTTCGTCAGATGGTCCCGCAGGCACTTGTTCACATAGACCAGGTCGTTGACCGCGGCCTCGTCGCGCACCGTGAAGAACGGCTGGTCGACTAGGAGCCCCAGCTCGGCGTCGAGCGCCGCGCCCACCGGGGCACAGCCGCCCGCCGCCCGCAGGAACGACCGGTACGCCCCCGGCAGCCGGTACCCGAGGTCCTCCTCGACCCCCTGCACCTGCTGCTCCGACACCGCCGCACCCGACTTCGGCAGCCCGAAGTGCGCCGGACGCGTCTCCTGCAACGGGCGCGTGCCGCGCTTCGACTGGTCCACCACCGACGTCGAAAGACCGCCGTGGTGGCGCAGCAGCGCCTTCACCTCGACCGGCACGAGTTCGAGCCGCCGCGAGTCCACCACGTGGTGCCACGTCCAGCCGTGCGGCGTCGCCACGTTCGGCACCGTGTCCCACAGCTCGTGCCCCGAGGCCGCCATCGCCGCGTTCGCCGACACGTAGTCCGTCAGCCGCAGCTCGTCGACCCCGAAGCCCTCCGGCGGCTCCGCGATCTCCGCGGCAGCCCTGGCGTACGCCGAGAAGTCCGGGTAGCCGCGCTCGTCCACCCGCACCCCTCTCGGGTGCCGCGCCGCCCGGACCGGATCCGGGAAATGCACGACCTGCCCGGCATAGGCCGCGTTCGGCGGCGCGGCTTGTTGCCCGAGCCGACTCGTCGTCATGGCGGTTGCCCCCTGCGGCACTCTGTACGGCCCGCAGCGGCCGGTTCCGCTTCCGGTCCCGAACCACCACGCCCCGTATGCGACTGTCTCCAACGGTTGCCAACGCGCGTCGACCGCGCGCCTCACAGTGGCGACAGCCTATGCGGTACGACGACACGGGTCACCGGGCCTCCGCTTCCGTGACCAGCCGTCACCCCGCCGTGACAGCCCGCCCAGGCCCTGGCGTGTCGCGGCGCCCCAGCTTCCGCAGCCGCCACGCCATTTGGCACTCTGTGACGTCCGGGGGGATGCTCGGGAGGGGATGACGATCATGAACGCAACGCAAACGGGACCGCACCAGGCCAGGTCGGGAGATGTGCGCCACACCGGCGCCGCCGGCGACTCCACCGGCGACCCCCGCGTCGGCTGGTCCGCCACCGACGCCCCCCACACGCCCACGCTCCGTCACCGCCGCGACGGCATACTCCCCACCGTCGCCGCCGCCCTCTCCGTCCACGGCGCCACCCTCACCGGCACCGCCGCCCGCGGCGACCAGCCCCCGCCGCTGCACCCCCTCGTCCAGGACTTCCTCGACACCCTCACCAGCGCCCAGCGCGACCGCTTCACCGGCCGCTGCGCCGAGGCCCTCCTCATCTCCCGGCACCTCGCCGCCGCCGACGCCGCCCGCAGCAGACGCTCCGCCCGCAAACCCATGACCAACGGCGAAGCCCGCAAGACGCTCCGAGCGGCCAAGCTCACCACCCGCCACATCCGCGAGGACGGCGACCCGCTGCACGGCAGCTTCGCCCCGCCCTGCCGCGCCTGTACGGCCCTCAGCGCCCACTTCGGCGTCCGCGTCGTCGATCCGGAAGCGACCGGCTGACCCCACGGCGGCCCACCCAGCACACCCGCACCCGCACCGGCACCGGCACGACGAACGAAGGCAGATGCACCCCGACCAGCGCACCTCAACCACCCGCTTCCCCGTCCCCATCGACGCCGCCCTGCGCACCGCGGGCTGGCAGCCCGGACGCTGGGACATCAAGCAGGCCGAGATCTGGGCCGACACCCTGCGCGACCACACCTCGCCCGCCGGCCACCGGCACGCCGTCTTCCCCGCCGCCGTCGAGGCGTGGGCCGAATTCGGCGGCCTCACCATCACCCCCGGCGCCGGCGGCCGCCAGATCGCCCCCGCCACCCTCCACCTCGACCCCCTGCACGGCCTCCACATGGCCCGCACCCTCGCCGACCTCGGCCGCGCCCTCGACACCGACGTGGCGCCGCTCGGCACCGAGACCGACACCGGGGCCGTCCTCGCCATC encodes:
- a CDS encoding YwqJ-related putative deaminase, which encodes MTIMNATQTGPHQARSGDVRHTGAAGDSTGDPRVGWSATDAPHTPTLRHRRDGILPTVAAALSVHGATLTGTAARGDQPPPLHPLVQDFLDTLTSAQRDRFTGRCAEALLISRHLAAADAARSRRSARKPMTNGEARKTLRAAKLTTRHIREDGDPLHGSFAPPCRACTALSAHFGVRVVDPEATG
- a CDS encoding SMI1/KNR4 family protein, translating into MTTSRLGQQAAPPNAAYAGQVVHFPDPVRAARHPRGVRVDERGYPDFSAYARAAAEIAEPPEGFGVDELRLTDYVSANAAMAASGHELWDTVPNVATPHGWTWHHVVDSRRLELVPVEVKALLRHHGGLSTSVVDQSKRGTRPLQETRPAHFGLPKSGAAVSEQQVQGVEEDLGYRLPGAYRSFLRAAGGCAPVGAALDAELGLLVDQPFFTVRDEAAVNDLVYVNKCLRDHLTKDYLGVGFVQGGLLAVKVKGERIGSVWFCAYDDVRDADPGVPPAERVERLLLPCGEDFDAFLSRLAGNPPELETVANLMVDGGFARAVPVASVAAGE
- a CDS encoding SUKH-3 domain-containing protein; protein product: MHPDQRTSTTRFPVPIDAALRTAGWQPGRWDIKQAEIWADTLRDHTSPAGHRHAVFPAAVEAWAEFGGLTITPGAGGRQIAPATLHLDPLHGLHMARTLADLGRALDTDVAPLGTETDTGAVLAIDDEGRVYALDHTGDWYLGPDIDHALAALLTGTEPVRLTVD